In Sphingobacterium thalpophilum, a genomic segment contains:
- a CDS encoding DUF3945 domain-containing protein → MSEETTNKQEMPEQLSDILLVLDKEKMKIQAVKSIDENGKMETVDPTKKNQNQFMRVDKSGDFFSNFFSNFFSQLKNPTNFSFFKVPAPIAVEKAQEMQKQVDKPTSEGEKVMKEHEVKTATQENNKQENKNDMATAQTTPDVSEYRYKPEQIDWDTMTNLGLSKEYLEKRNLLEPLLKGYKTNELVPIGVNLGGTILRTDARLSLQQAEDGKIVVGIHGIKKEPNLHFEFFGHKFTDEDKKNLLETGNMGRVVDLKNSKTGELMPSIISIDRLTNDVIALRTDFIKIPDEIKGVKLNDEQKQTLMEGKPLKLEGMISTKGTEFSATVQYNADKRYTEFLFDRSNYNGQKQNNQQNNQQSQPQEAPKTFRGKELTDDQYKDFKAGQTIYMAGLVDKKGQTYNGYITFNKDTGKTGFEFPNQYKERMQPTESHKTQTAVNSEGKTNEATKNINEPLKSGQQTPKNKQQQEQQEKPKAPAKSKGRKM, encoded by the coding sequence ATGAGTGAAGAAACCACAAATAAACAGGAAATGCCCGAACAATTATCGGACATATTATTGGTACTGGACAAAGAAAAAATGAAAATCCAAGCCGTAAAGAGCATAGACGAAAACGGGAAAATGGAAACCGTTGACCCCACGAAGAAAAACCAAAACCAGTTTATGCGTGTGGACAAGAGTGGCGATTTCTTTTCCAACTTCTTTTCCAATTTTTTTAGCCAACTAAAGAACCCTACCAATTTTTCATTTTTCAAAGTGCCTGCACCTATCGCCGTTGAGAAAGCACAGGAAATGCAAAAGCAGGTAGATAAGCCAACTTCGGAAGGCGAAAAAGTGATGAAAGAACACGAAGTCAAAACCGCCACACAAGAGAATAATAAACAAGAAAATAAAAATGATATGGCAACAGCACAGACAACGCCGGATGTAAGCGAATACCGCTATAAGCCGGAGCAGATTGATTGGGATACAATGACCAATCTCGGATTAAGCAAGGAATACCTTGAAAAAAGAAACCTGCTTGAACCTTTATTGAAAGGTTATAAAACCAATGAACTCGTACCGATAGGGGTTAATCTTGGAGGTACTATTCTCCGCACAGACGCCCGACTGTCATTACAGCAAGCCGAAGACGGAAAAATTGTTGTGGGAATACACGGCATCAAAAAAGAGCCTAATCTGCATTTTGAGTTTTTTGGACACAAATTTACTGATGAGGACAAGAAAAACCTGCTCGAAACGGGCAATATGGGGCGTGTGGTTGATTTGAAAAATTCCAAGACTGGCGAACTAATGCCGTCCATTATCAGTATTGACAGGCTTACCAATGATGTCATTGCACTGCGAACGGATTTTATTAAAATTCCCGATGAGATTAAGGGTGTAAAACTCAATGATGAGCAAAAGCAAACCTTAATGGAGGGCAAACCGCTCAAATTGGAGGGTATGATTTCCACAAAAGGAACGGAGTTTTCGGCAACGGTACAGTACAATGCCGATAAACGCTATACCGAATTTCTGTTTGACCGCAGTAACTACAACGGACAAAAGCAAAACAACCAACAGAATAATCAACAAAGCCAACCACAGGAAGCTCCAAAAACATTTCGTGGCAAGGAACTGACCGATGATCAATACAAGGATTTCAAAGCGGGTCAAACCATATATATGGCAGGTCTGGTTGATAAGAAAGGGCAAACGTACAACGGTTACATCACGTTCAACAAAGACACCGGAAAAACTGGCTTTGAGTTTCCAAATCAATATAAAGAAAGAATGCAGCCAACCGAATCCCATAAAACGCAAACTGCGGTCAATTCGGAGGGCAAGACCAACGAAGCGACCAAAAATATCAACGAGCCTTTGAAGTCCGGACAGCAAACACCGAAAAATAAACAACAGCAGGAACAACAGGAAAAGCCCAAAGCACCTGCAAAGTCCAAAGGCAGAAAAATGTAG
- a CDS encoding type IA DNA topoisomerase, translated as MKTIIAEKPSVAREIAGLVGASDKKDGYLTGNGYFVTWAFGHLIGLGMPEDYGISGFDKASLPILPNPFLLTVRKVKKDKGYTADTGALKQLKVIEQLFNRSNSIIVATDAGREGELIFRYIYEYLKCNKPFERLWISSLTEKAIKQGFENLKDGAAFDGLYQAAQGRSRADWLVGINATQSLSIAAGNGVYSLGRVQTPTLALICKRYLENKNFSVQQYWQIQLLHHKAGIDFKSLSKTKWEDQKLANDTLKSIQRSDTATITSVETKRVTEQPPLLFDLTGLQKEANKKLNLSAEETLNIAQSLYEKKFITYPRTGSKYIPEDMWAEIPNLVRALQDRETCKQAVTKVKWGRFNKRIVNDLRVTDHHGLLITDKIPSALNAKENAVYDMIAFRLLEAISQACSKEITDVALQALHYDFTAKGCKIIEPGWRSIKGNFSDDDSEPVQDLPELKKGDEIKIKEASVLEKQTKPPVLYTESGLLSAMENAGREIENEDERKALQNIGIGTPATRAAIIETLFTRNYIQREKKSLIPTEKGLQVYGLVKDRKIADVAMTAEWELALQKIENNEADAGAFQKEMETYAKSITNELLQTSIAQNNLPKLVCPKCKSQQLIIRDKIVKCIDESCNWMQFRNVCGVQISIADIESLVNKRKTSLIKGMKSKAGKKFDAYIVLNANAESSFEFEKNKNYKK; from the coding sequence ATGAAAACAATAATTGCAGAAAAACCAAGCGTAGCAAGGGAAATAGCCGGACTTGTGGGAGCATCCGATAAAAAGGACGGCTACCTGACAGGTAACGGCTATTTTGTTACGTGGGCATTCGGTCATTTGATAGGATTGGGAATGCCCGAAGATTACGGGATTTCAGGATTTGACAAGGCATCATTGCCAATATTGCCAAACCCTTTTTTATTGACCGTTCGGAAAGTCAAAAAAGACAAAGGCTATACCGCCGATACAGGAGCATTAAAGCAACTAAAGGTTATTGAGCAACTCTTTAACCGTAGTAACAGCATCATTGTAGCTACTGATGCAGGTCGGGAGGGTGAATTGATATTTCGGTACATTTATGAATACCTGAAATGCAATAAACCCTTTGAACGGCTTTGGATAAGTTCGCTGACCGAAAAAGCCATCAAACAGGGTTTTGAGAACCTCAAAGACGGGGCAGCATTTGACGGATTGTATCAGGCGGCACAAGGCAGAAGCCGTGCCGATTGGTTGGTGGGCATCAATGCTACACAATCACTCTCCATTGCCGCAGGCAACGGGGTTTACTCGCTCGGAAGAGTACAAACACCCACACTCGCTTTGATATGCAAACGTTATTTGGAAAACAAAAATTTCTCGGTGCAGCAATATTGGCAGATACAGTTATTGCATCACAAAGCAGGTATTGATTTTAAAAGCCTTTCTAAAACTAAATGGGAAGACCAAAAACTCGCTAATGATACGCTGAAATCCATTCAGCGAAGCGATACGGCAACAATTACATCGGTAGAAACCAAAAGGGTTACAGAGCAACCGCCTTTGTTGTTTGACCTTACAGGATTGCAAAAGGAAGCAAACAAAAAGCTCAACCTTTCTGCCGAAGAAACGCTGAACATTGCCCAAAGCCTTTACGAAAAGAAGTTTATCACTTACCCTCGCACCGGAAGCAAATACATTCCCGAAGATATGTGGGCAGAAATTCCCAATCTCGTAAGAGCATTGCAGGACAGGGAAACCTGCAAACAAGCTGTAACCAAAGTGAAATGGGGTCGTTTCAACAAACGTATCGTGAACGACCTGCGTGTTACCGACCATCACGGTTTGTTGATTACGGATAAAATACCATCTGCCCTGAACGCAAAGGAAAATGCGGTTTATGATATGATTGCTTTTCGACTGCTCGAAGCCATTTCACAAGCCTGTAGCAAGGAGATAACCGATGTGGCTTTACAGGCATTGCATTACGACTTTACGGCAAAAGGCTGTAAGATTATTGAACCAGGCTGGCGTTCCATTAAAGGCAATTTTTCGGATGATGATAGCGAACCTGTACAGGATTTGCCCGAACTGAAAAAAGGCGATGAAATCAAAATAAAAGAAGCCTCCGTTTTGGAAAAGCAAACCAAACCGCCTGTGCTTTATACCGAATCAGGTCTATTGTCGGCAATGGAAAATGCAGGCAGAGAAATCGAAAACGAGGACGAACGGAAAGCCCTGCAAAATATCGGTATTGGTACGCCTGCTACAAGGGCAGCGATAATCGAAACGCTGTTTACCCGCAACTATATCCAACGGGAAAAGAAATCCCTGATACCAACCGAAAAAGGATTGCAGGTATATGGATTGGTTAAGGACAGAAAAATTGCGGACGTGGCGATGACTGCCGAATGGGAACTGGCATTGCAGAAAATTGAAAACAACGAAGCCGATGCCGGAGCATTTCAAAAAGAAATGGAAACCTATGCAAAGTCCATTACTAACGAACTGCTGCAAACTTCCATTGCCCAAAACAACCTGCCTAAATTGGTTTGCCCGAAATGCAAAAGCCAGCAACTCATCATCCGTGACAAGATTGTCAAATGCATTGATGAAAGCTGTAATTGGATGCAGTTCCGCAATGTGTGTGGTGTACAAATCAGCATAGCCGATATTGAAAGCCTTGTCAATAAAAGGAAAACTTCGCTCATCAAAGGAATGAAAAGCAAAGCCGGAAAGAAATTCGATGCGTACATCGTACTAAATGCCAATGCTGAGAGTTCCTTTGAATTTGAGAAGAACAAAAACTACAAAAAGTAA